One Triticum dicoccoides isolate Atlit2015 ecotype Zavitan chromosome 4B, WEW_v2.0, whole genome shotgun sequence genomic window carries:
- the LOC119294086 gene encoding NAC domain-containing protein 22-like, with amino-acid sequence MAMAAAASPTMEFDQDLPGFRFHPTEEELLGFYLSRVALGKKLHFDIIGTLNIYRHDPWDLPGMAKIGEREWYFFVPRDRKAGSGGRPNRTTERGFWKATGSDRAIRSTGDPKRVIGLKKTLVFYQGRAPRGTKTDWVMNEYRLPDPDTGAAPPKEDTVLCKVYRKATPLKELEQRAFEMEEMKQRPGGNGRAARACPVPAAGDFYLSPSDDVQDNFLMPSSSSSSVVLSGNSSSHDAPRVAKKEADLATVAVASTSSLPQAANAPFRLQLPTVNPPCGLELPAANHGMSNLCSLQLPAVSQGVLDLPSLQLPAATNHGVFDWLQDPFLTQLRSPWQDQHCMSPYAHLFYY; translated from the exons ATGGCAATGGCAGCAGCGGCGTCGCCGACCATGGAGTTCGATCAGGACCTCCCCGGCTTCCGGTTCCACCCCACGGAGGAGGAGCTCCTCGGCTTCTACCTCTCCCGCGTCGCCCTCGGCAAGAAGCTCCACTTCGACATCATCGGCACCCTCAACATCTACCGCCACGATCCCTGGGATCTTCCCG GGATGGCAAAGATCGGGGAGAGGGAATGGTACTTCTTTGTGCCGCGTGACCGGAAGGCGGGGAGCGGCGGGCGGCCGAACCGGACGACGGAGCGGGGGTTCTGGAAGGCGACGGGGTCGGACAGGGCCATCCGGAGCACCGGCGACCCCAAGCGGGTCATCGGGCTCAAGAAGACGCTCGTCTTCTACCAGGGCCGCGCACCGCGGGGCACCAAGACGGACTGGGTCATGAACGAGTACCGCCTCCCCGACCCCGACACTGGAGCCGCGCCGCCCAAGGAGGACACGGTGCTGTGCAAGGTGTACCGGAAGGCCACGCCACTCAAGGAGCTGGAGCAGAGAGCCTTTGAGATGGAGGAGATGAAGCAGAGGCCCGGCGGCAACGGCCGCGCGGCCAGAGCATGCCCGGTGCCGGCAGCCGGCGACTTCTACCTGTCGCCGTCCGACGACGTCCAGGACAACTTCCTGatgccctcctcctcctcgtcatcggtggTGTTGTCCGGCAACAGCAGCAGCCACGACGCCCCCAGGGTAGCCAAGAAGGAGGCAGACCTCGCCACGGTGGCTGTGGCGTCGACGTCGTCTCTGCCGCAAGCGGCAAACGCGCCCTTCCGTCTGCAGCTCCCGACCGTGAACCCACCCTGCGGCCTCGAGCTCCCGGCGGCGAACCATGGGATGTCGAACTTGTGCAGTCTGCAGCTACCGGCGGTGAGCCAGGGTGTGCTGGATCTGCCCAGCCTGCAGCTCCCGGCGGCGACCAACCATGGAGTGTTCGACTGGCTCCAGGACCCGTTCCTGACGCAGCTGCGCAGCCCGTGGCAGGACCAGCATTGCATGTCCCCCTATGCCCATCTGTTCTACTATTGA